One stretch of Vulpes lagopus strain Blue_001 chromosome 12, ASM1834538v1, whole genome shotgun sequence DNA includes these proteins:
- the C12H17orf50 gene encoding uncharacterized protein C17orf50 homolog: LWNPASRVHPAHTVLQDDFFWGGGWSGCGQQSGYPAFPRGRRACADLLPPPPVRPAGVKTPLWKKERAEPPATEAAAAADEGSEEEEEEEEEEEQTAAPGRREQSAAEGEAEGGEGRERGSVSYCPLRQESSSQQVALLRRADSGFWGWLGPLALLGGLGAPADRKRSLPEPPCVLETRRRRPRAGGCARCEILFCKKCRNLHSHPAYVAHCILEHRDRREARAPGRAGGAGGAGAGGGP; encoded by the exons CTTTGGAATCCTGCTAGTCGGGTGCATCCCGCGCACACTGTCCTTCAGgatgattttttttgggggggggggtggtcggGTTGTGGACAGCAGTCGGGGTACCCGGCTTTTCCCCGGGGGCGACGGGCCTGCGCTGACCTCCTGCCCCCACCGCCCGTCCGCCCCGCAGGAGTGAAGACCCCCTTGTGGAAGAAGGAGCGGGCGGAGCCCCCGGCCACCGAAGCGGCGGCGGCCGCAGACGAGGGCtcggaggaagaggaggaggaggaggaggaggaagagcagacgGCGGCGCCGGGGCGGCGGGAGCAGAGCGCGGCGGAGGGCGAGGCGGAGGGCGGCGAGGGCCGCGAGCGGGGCTCAGTGTCCTACTGCCCGCTGCGCCAGGAATCCAGCAGCCAGCAGGTGGCGCTGCTGCGGCGCGCGGACAGCGGCTTCTGGGGCTGGCTCGGCCCGTTAGCGCTGCTCGGCGGCCTGGGGGCCCCGGCGGACAG GAAGCGGAGCCTCCCGGAGCCGCCGTGCGTGCTGGAGACTCGGCGCCGGCGTCCGCGCGCCGGGGGCTGTGCGCGCTGCGAGATCCTTTTCTGCAAGAAGTGCAGGAACCTGCACAGCCACCCGGCCTACGTGGCGCACTGCATCCTGGAGCACCGCGATCGGCGTGAGGCGCGGGctccggggcgcgcggggggcgcggggggcgcgggggccggcgggggccccTGA